In Perca fluviatilis chromosome 11, GENO_Pfluv_1.0, whole genome shotgun sequence, the following proteins share a genomic window:
- the si:ch211-13f8.1 gene encoding uncharacterized protein si:ch211-13f8.1 isoform X2 has protein sequence MEEEKVIDKIQAKSSSPLPTGIPINWGLITGPVPEPVFPAPPLGTQLPPPQSSAVHALQTKVKSLTQRRTRGRDREKEREWLETEVLVSSPTGQISSEVLLRQRPRGKGPVSLPALSWRSGAAKNLSSSDEEEEVEVQVSFQIHSPPAEARGEKVFEEGEEAEGERSERTEDQVSFLTSQLYGLGEGTSLESLLSDNSSSSKDDPSPPPPLPMLSSIPASTAFTSSISSSTSSTSTRRWVPPKGFWRVARPETLLLNGVVPNNTPTTLPLKDHTQTEALAEPQRKSKPAEKGIRSDVGIVMDDSEASSEFKHSDSVECYLDRCEQKELDADLAKGLCSSDSWESMSSQSDVLSADEKLKVKQRAYAKLKERQQNCREEKEQSEAESVGYYGDKTCRVDCKVPGAHGGSDSSDSAILAQELEPYLRSLLVISDEHPLSPRHEQAKLLLERARLKARSNHIKGDRPCRRSHSDQRSTVKKQQVESTNSTPVQKAVQTKEDHAAQTVSGPLLVPNQRDTSPGDQGCRSRRYGCSPTRVRFEDESEKEAESRYLDRVRQRSRPGLPKSKSKDSNTDSSSSGSERSRSHRSVSMPPSQKKEVAGVSGEPTTVIKEIIVLVKKCEACGSVVREPQPVSSPSEQKNTEPQQPEDPRVKASPRWVPHNKPEASTRPKAPLTVTFAGAFVLGENKESSTGWKSSGFGKLRRRSRKGESRLESGHGPYGPSWAQRRNSNPRNRLNLSRAVSFAPESPVALEPRLLEASDGLRESPPPSLPIKSALKSSSRNRSAAGQSTVQFQVTSNQGGEGGPQHSALLDSPEARRECAVAVAQGTPATSNPVPYIRPSTLRYSPPRLTTDLPAAEVWDATPDGAGLSDLGSGPECRPALRGLAIPRTEDLRAELLRAEHLKAEAIWEENSDGSRKLDGRPKLFLRRFFSSIGLNSVGRLVKGGRSSSMEQLSIPTAPRVCSASPSPTRRPLQSIADHRMQRTPSLQTLHTVLPLAQLRKASSVQSLERRTERSTILGEVQIPYGLAPSPDSPQLEALSVEDILASRIARPVGRVTHAFPDGTLLLELVRPPNGPFGFVISRGKGRPDTGVYVEKVGDGGGEGPYIGLLSIGDEILQVNGEAVAGLSLDHVTRLMTRESTASLRIVPARRNQR, from the exons ATGGAGGAAGAGAAGGTGATTGATAAGATCCAAGCAAAATCCAGTTCCCCTTTACCTACTGGGATTCCCATTAATTGGGGACTCATCACTGGCCCTGTCCCTGAACCTGTGTTCCCAGCACCCCCTCTGGGCACCCaacttcctcctcctcagagTTCTGCTGTGCATGCACTACAGACCAAGGTGAAGTCACTCACACAGAGAAGGACGAGAGGGAGAGAtcgagagaaagaaagagaatggTTGGAAACAGAGGTCTTAGTGAGCAGTCCAACTGGGCAGATTTCATCTGAAGTCCTTCTCAGACAGAGGCCCAGAGGAAAGGGTCCAGTATCTCTGCCTGCCCTCTCGTGGCGATCAGGCGCTGCAAAGAACTTGAGCAGtagtgatgaagaggaggaggtagaGGTGCAAGTCAGCTTCCAGATCCACAGCCCTCCAGCTGAAGCACGAGGAGAGAAGGTGTtcgaggagggagaggaagctGAGGGCgagaggtcagagagaacaGAGGACCAGGTCAGTTTTCTGACAAGCCAGCTTTATGGGCTTGGGGAGGGCACCAGTCTGGAGAGTCTTCTGTCTGATAACTCGAGCAGCAGTAAGGATGAcccatcccctcctcctcctctacctaTGCTCTCTTCCATTCCTGCTTCCACTGCTTTTACATCTTCCATTTCTTCTTCCACGTCTTCCACGTCAACCAGACGCTGGGTACCACCCAAGGGCTTCTGGAGAGTGGCACGCCCTGAAACATTGCTTCTAAATGGTGTTGTTCCTAACAACACACCCACCACCTTACCTTTGAAGGACCATACTCAGACAGAAGCGCTGGCAGAGCCTCAAAGGAAGTCTAAACCAGCCGAAAAAGGCATCAGGAGTGATGTGGGAATTGTGATGGATGATAGTGAAGCATCCTCGGAATTCAAACACTCGGACAGCGTGGAGTGCTACCTGGACAGGTGTGAGCAGAAGGAGTTAGATGCTGACCTAGCCAAAGGACTGTGCAGTTCAGACAGCTGGGAGAGCATGTCTTCACAAAGTGATGTACTCTCTGCTGATGAGAAATTGAAGGTGAAGCAGAGAGCTTATGCAAAGTTAAAGGAAagacaacaaaactgcagagaggagaaagagcagAGTGAGGCAGAAAGTGTCGGCTATTATGGAGACAAAACATGCAGAGTGGATTGTAAAG TCCCAGGTGCCCATGGGGGTTCAGACAGCTCAGACTCAGCCATTCTTGCTCAAGAACTTGAACCATATTTGAG GTCACTTCTTGTAATCAGTGATGAACATCCTCTGAGCCCAAGACATGAGCAAGCCAAGCTTCTTCTGGAGCGAGCACGACTCAAGGCTCGCTCCAATCACATTAAAGGCGATCGCCCCTGCAGGCGCTCCCATTCTGATCAGCGATCCACCGT AAAGAAACAGCAAGTTGAGTCTACCAATTCAACGCCAGTGCAGAAAGCTGTTCAAACCAAAGAAGATCATGCAGCTCAAACTGTATCTGGTCCCCTCCTCGTCCCCAACCAACGAGACACTTCCCCCGGTGACCAAGGTTGTCGATCCAGACGGTATGGTTGCTCACCCACACGGGTGCGCTTCGAGGACGAATCGGAGAAAGAAGCAGAGTCTCGGTACTTGGATAGAGTGAGACAGCGTAGCAGGCCTGGCTTGCCCAAGTCCAAGAGTAAAGACAGTAATACAGATTCTAGCAGTAGTGGTTCAGAGAGGAGCAGAAGCCATCGAAGTGTCTCCATGCCTCCTTCACAGAAGAAAGAAGTTGCGGGAGTCAGTGGTGAACCGACAACAGTGATTAAAGAGATAATAGTGCTGGTGAAGAAATGTGAGGCATGTGGCTCTGTAGTCAGGGAGCCTCAGCCTGTCTCATCACCATCAGAGCAAAAAAACACTGAGCCACAGCAGCCTGAGGACCCACGGGTGAAAGCGTCTCCTCGCTGGGTGCCTCATAACAAGCCAGAGGCAAGCACTCGTCCTAAAGCTCCTCTAACTGTCACTTTTGCTGGCGCTTTCGTGCTAGGGGAAAATAAAGAGAGCAGCACAGGGTGGAAATCATCAGGGTTTGGGAAACTTAGGAGAAGGAGCAGGAAAGGAGAAAGTCGGCTGGAGTCTGGCCATGGCCCTTACGGTCCGTCTTGGGCTCAGCGGCGTAACTCAAATCCTAGGAACAGGCTCAACTTGAGCAGAGCTGTGTCCTTCGCCCCAGAAAGCCCCGTCGCTCTGGAGCCCCGTTTGCTAGAGGCATCTGATGGATTGAGGGAATCACCTCCCCCATCGCTGCCTATAAAGTCAGCTCTGAAGTCAAGTTCAAGAAACCGTTCTGCTGCAGGTCAGTCCACAGTACAGTTCCAGGTTACCTCAAATCAGGGAGGTGAGGGAGGACCCCAGCATTCTGCTCTCCTGGACTctccagaggcaagaagggagTGTGCGGTGGCTGTAGCCCAAGGGACCCCTGCAACAAGCAACCCAGTGCCCTATATCAGGCCGTCCACCTTGAGGTACTCCCCACCCCGGCTCACCACGGACCTACCAGCGGCTGAAGTCTGGGATGCCACTCCAGATGGCGCAG GTCTGAGTGATCTTGGTTCTGGTCCTGAGTGTCGTCCTGCTCTTCGTGGCCTGGCTATTCCTCGAACTGAGGACCTCAGAGCGGAGCTGTTGAGAGCAGAACATCTGAAAGCTGAGGCCATATGGGAGGAAAACTCTGACGGGTCCAG AAAGCTGGATGGACGGCCAAAGCTCTTCCTGCGTCGCTTCTTTTCCTCCATTGGTCTGAACAGTGTGGGTAGACTGGTGAAAGGAGGCCGCTCCAGCAGCATGGAACAGCTCAGTATTCCCACTGCCCCCCGAGTCTGCTCTGCTTCCCCAAGCCCCACGCGCAGACCACTGCAGAGCATCGCAGACCATCGCATGCAGAGGACACCCTCACTGCAAACGCTGCACACG GTGCTGCCACTGGCCCAGCTGCGCAAAGCCTCCTCTGTGCAGAGTTTAGAGAGAAGAACAGAACGCTCGACAATATTGGGAGAGGTGCAGATACCGTACGGCCTGGCGCCTAG CCCTGATAGCCCTCAGCTCGAGGCCCTGAGTGTTGAAGATATACTTGCCTCCAGAATTGCACGTCCCGTGGGCCGGGTCACCCATGCTTTCCCTGATGGGACCCTCCTCCTGGAGCTCGTCAGACCCCCAAATGGTCCCTTTGGTTTCGTCATCTCAAGGGGCAAAGGTCGACCAGACACAG GTGTGTATGTAGAGAAAGTGGGTGACGGTGGTGGCGAAGGCCCCTACATAGGTCTCCTTAGCATCGGTGATGAAATTCTGCAGGTGAACGGAGAGGCAGTGGCTGGACTCAGTCTGGACCATGTGACGCGGCTCATGACACGGGAAAGCACCGCTTCTCTCCGGATCGTACCGGCCCGACGTAACCAGCGCTGA
- the si:ch211-13f8.1 gene encoding uncharacterized protein si:ch211-13f8.1 isoform X1: MEEEKVIDKIQAKSSSPLPTGIPINWGLITGPVPEPVFPAPPLGTQLPPPQSSAVHALQTKVKSLTQRRTRGRDREKEREWLETEVLVSSPTGQISSEVLLRQRPRGKGPVSLPALSWRSGAAKNLSSSDEEEEVEVQVSFQIHSPPAEARGEKVFEEGEEAEGERSERTEDQVSFLTSQLYGLGEGTSLESLLSDNSSSSKDDPSPPPPLPMLSSIPASTAFTSSISSSTSSTSTRRWVPPKGFWRVARPETLLLNGVVPNNTPTTLPLKDHTQTEALAEPQRKSKPAEKGIRSDVGIVMDDSEASSEFKHSDSVECYLDRCEQKELDADLAKGLCSSDSWESMSSQSDVLSADEKLKVKQRAYAKLKERQQNCREEKEQSEAESVGYYGDKTCRVDCKVPGAHGGSDSSDSAILAQELEPYLRSLLVISDEHPLSPRHEQAKLLLERARLKARSNHIKGDRPCRRSHSDQRSTVKKQQVESTNSTPVQKAVQTKEDHAAQTVSGPLLVPNQRDTSPGDQGCRSRRYGCSPTRVRFEDESEKEAESRYLDRVRQRSRPGLPKSKSKDSNTDSSSSGSERSRSHRSVSMPPSQKKEVAGVSGEPTTVIKEIIVLVKKCEACGSVVREPQPVSSPSEQKNTEPQQPEDPRVKASPRWVPHNKPEASTRPKAPLTVTFAGAFVLGENKESSTGWKSSGFGKLRRRSRKGESRLESGHGPYGPSWAQRRNSNPRNRLNLSRAVSFAPESPVALEPRLLEASDGLRESPPPSLPIKSALKSSSRNRSAAGQSTVQFQVTSNQGGEGGPQHSALLDSPEARRECAVAVAQGTPATSNPVPYIRPSTLRYSPPRLTTDLPAAEVWDATPDGAAGLSDLGSGPECRPALRGLAIPRTEDLRAELLRAEHLKAEAIWEENSDGSRKLDGRPKLFLRRFFSSIGLNSVGRLVKGGRSSSMEQLSIPTAPRVCSASPSPTRRPLQSIADHRMQRTPSLQTLHTVLPLAQLRKASSVQSLERRTERSTILGEVQIPYGLAPSPDSPQLEALSVEDILASRIARPVGRVTHAFPDGTLLLELVRPPNGPFGFVISRGKGRPDTGVYVEKVGDGGGEGPYIGLLSIGDEILQVNGEAVAGLSLDHVTRLMTRESTASLRIVPARRNQR, translated from the exons ATGGAGGAAGAGAAGGTGATTGATAAGATCCAAGCAAAATCCAGTTCCCCTTTACCTACTGGGATTCCCATTAATTGGGGACTCATCACTGGCCCTGTCCCTGAACCTGTGTTCCCAGCACCCCCTCTGGGCACCCaacttcctcctcctcagagTTCTGCTGTGCATGCACTACAGACCAAGGTGAAGTCACTCACACAGAGAAGGACGAGAGGGAGAGAtcgagagaaagaaagagaatggTTGGAAACAGAGGTCTTAGTGAGCAGTCCAACTGGGCAGATTTCATCTGAAGTCCTTCTCAGACAGAGGCCCAGAGGAAAGGGTCCAGTATCTCTGCCTGCCCTCTCGTGGCGATCAGGCGCTGCAAAGAACTTGAGCAGtagtgatgaagaggaggaggtagaGGTGCAAGTCAGCTTCCAGATCCACAGCCCTCCAGCTGAAGCACGAGGAGAGAAGGTGTtcgaggagggagaggaagctGAGGGCgagaggtcagagagaacaGAGGACCAGGTCAGTTTTCTGACAAGCCAGCTTTATGGGCTTGGGGAGGGCACCAGTCTGGAGAGTCTTCTGTCTGATAACTCGAGCAGCAGTAAGGATGAcccatcccctcctcctcctctacctaTGCTCTCTTCCATTCCTGCTTCCACTGCTTTTACATCTTCCATTTCTTCTTCCACGTCTTCCACGTCAACCAGACGCTGGGTACCACCCAAGGGCTTCTGGAGAGTGGCACGCCCTGAAACATTGCTTCTAAATGGTGTTGTTCCTAACAACACACCCACCACCTTACCTTTGAAGGACCATACTCAGACAGAAGCGCTGGCAGAGCCTCAAAGGAAGTCTAAACCAGCCGAAAAAGGCATCAGGAGTGATGTGGGAATTGTGATGGATGATAGTGAAGCATCCTCGGAATTCAAACACTCGGACAGCGTGGAGTGCTACCTGGACAGGTGTGAGCAGAAGGAGTTAGATGCTGACCTAGCCAAAGGACTGTGCAGTTCAGACAGCTGGGAGAGCATGTCTTCACAAAGTGATGTACTCTCTGCTGATGAGAAATTGAAGGTGAAGCAGAGAGCTTATGCAAAGTTAAAGGAAagacaacaaaactgcagagaggagaaagagcagAGTGAGGCAGAAAGTGTCGGCTATTATGGAGACAAAACATGCAGAGTGGATTGTAAAG TCCCAGGTGCCCATGGGGGTTCAGACAGCTCAGACTCAGCCATTCTTGCTCAAGAACTTGAACCATATTTGAG GTCACTTCTTGTAATCAGTGATGAACATCCTCTGAGCCCAAGACATGAGCAAGCCAAGCTTCTTCTGGAGCGAGCACGACTCAAGGCTCGCTCCAATCACATTAAAGGCGATCGCCCCTGCAGGCGCTCCCATTCTGATCAGCGATCCACCGT AAAGAAACAGCAAGTTGAGTCTACCAATTCAACGCCAGTGCAGAAAGCTGTTCAAACCAAAGAAGATCATGCAGCTCAAACTGTATCTGGTCCCCTCCTCGTCCCCAACCAACGAGACACTTCCCCCGGTGACCAAGGTTGTCGATCCAGACGGTATGGTTGCTCACCCACACGGGTGCGCTTCGAGGACGAATCGGAGAAAGAAGCAGAGTCTCGGTACTTGGATAGAGTGAGACAGCGTAGCAGGCCTGGCTTGCCCAAGTCCAAGAGTAAAGACAGTAATACAGATTCTAGCAGTAGTGGTTCAGAGAGGAGCAGAAGCCATCGAAGTGTCTCCATGCCTCCTTCACAGAAGAAAGAAGTTGCGGGAGTCAGTGGTGAACCGACAACAGTGATTAAAGAGATAATAGTGCTGGTGAAGAAATGTGAGGCATGTGGCTCTGTAGTCAGGGAGCCTCAGCCTGTCTCATCACCATCAGAGCAAAAAAACACTGAGCCACAGCAGCCTGAGGACCCACGGGTGAAAGCGTCTCCTCGCTGGGTGCCTCATAACAAGCCAGAGGCAAGCACTCGTCCTAAAGCTCCTCTAACTGTCACTTTTGCTGGCGCTTTCGTGCTAGGGGAAAATAAAGAGAGCAGCACAGGGTGGAAATCATCAGGGTTTGGGAAACTTAGGAGAAGGAGCAGGAAAGGAGAAAGTCGGCTGGAGTCTGGCCATGGCCCTTACGGTCCGTCTTGGGCTCAGCGGCGTAACTCAAATCCTAGGAACAGGCTCAACTTGAGCAGAGCTGTGTCCTTCGCCCCAGAAAGCCCCGTCGCTCTGGAGCCCCGTTTGCTAGAGGCATCTGATGGATTGAGGGAATCACCTCCCCCATCGCTGCCTATAAAGTCAGCTCTGAAGTCAAGTTCAAGAAACCGTTCTGCTGCAGGTCAGTCCACAGTACAGTTCCAGGTTACCTCAAATCAGGGAGGTGAGGGAGGACCCCAGCATTCTGCTCTCCTGGACTctccagaggcaagaagggagTGTGCGGTGGCTGTAGCCCAAGGGACCCCTGCAACAAGCAACCCAGTGCCCTATATCAGGCCGTCCACCTTGAGGTACTCCCCACCCCGGCTCACCACGGACCTACCAGCGGCTGAAGTCTGGGATGCCACTCCAGATGGCGCAG CAGGTCTGAGTGATCTTGGTTCTGGTCCTGAGTGTCGTCCTGCTCTTCGTGGCCTGGCTATTCCTCGAACTGAGGACCTCAGAGCGGAGCTGTTGAGAGCAGAACATCTGAAAGCTGAGGCCATATGGGAGGAAAACTCTGACGGGTCCAG AAAGCTGGATGGACGGCCAAAGCTCTTCCTGCGTCGCTTCTTTTCCTCCATTGGTCTGAACAGTGTGGGTAGACTGGTGAAAGGAGGCCGCTCCAGCAGCATGGAACAGCTCAGTATTCCCACTGCCCCCCGAGTCTGCTCTGCTTCCCCAAGCCCCACGCGCAGACCACTGCAGAGCATCGCAGACCATCGCATGCAGAGGACACCCTCACTGCAAACGCTGCACACG GTGCTGCCACTGGCCCAGCTGCGCAAAGCCTCCTCTGTGCAGAGTTTAGAGAGAAGAACAGAACGCTCGACAATATTGGGAGAGGTGCAGATACCGTACGGCCTGGCGCCTAG CCCTGATAGCCCTCAGCTCGAGGCCCTGAGTGTTGAAGATATACTTGCCTCCAGAATTGCACGTCCCGTGGGCCGGGTCACCCATGCTTTCCCTGATGGGACCCTCCTCCTGGAGCTCGTCAGACCCCCAAATGGTCCCTTTGGTTTCGTCATCTCAAGGGGCAAAGGTCGACCAGACACAG GTGTGTATGTAGAGAAAGTGGGTGACGGTGGTGGCGAAGGCCCCTACATAGGTCTCCTTAGCATCGGTGATGAAATTCTGCAGGTGAACGGAGAGGCAGTGGCTGGACTCAGTCTGGACCATGTGACGCGGCTCATGACACGGGAAAGCACCGCTTCTCTCCGGATCGTACCGGCCCGACGTAACCAGCGCTGA
- the tal1 gene encoding T-cell acute lymphocytic leukemia protein 1 homolog isoform X1, giving the protein MTHSQNGSTYTVTSTTRLERTQLTRASGDGIKMMEKRQPELRPGSPDLESGPGKREDSSIISRLNGCKEEEEPRREEGERERGGSFKGVEETDDAPLQNSGNGTSISIIINGVAKETASHNALDLKREVPVIELSRRDAIKALEQRTESHLVPITELRRPPPLPLPPPQRDDARMVQLSPNAFPVPARAMLYNLAQPLAAINSLGGESEQYSMYPSNRVKRRPAPYEVELDEGRRILDLYKYAGQPKIVRRIFTNSRERWRQQNVNGAFAELRKLIPTHPPDKKLSKNEILRLAMKYISFLSNLLDDQDGGRNVGSTTDGETGLLVGVGAHEGGPQGGPHQDTVVSLARDDLLETMSPGSSCGSLPDGDAEGSPESFMEDQDSPPAPRTLTASRGPPLHLAARDLRRNGRPRDGSSRR; this is encoded by the exons ATGACCCACTCACAAAATGGCTCCACTTACACAGTAACATCAACAACACGGCTGGAACG GACGCAGCTGACTCGAGCGAGTGGTGACGGTATCAAAATGATGGAAAAACGGCAGCCGGAGCTTCGTCCAGGAAGTCCCGATTTAGAGTCCGGTCCTGGAAAGCGGGAGGACTCCTCCATCATCTCCAGACTGAATGGATgcaaggaggaagaggagccgaggagagaggagggggagagggagaggggagggagctTCAAGGGGGTTGAGGAGACGGATGACGCTCCTCTGCAGAACTCAGGCAACGGGACCAGcatcagcatcatcatcaaCGGCGTTGCCAAGGAAACTGCCTCTCACAACGCCCTTGACCTGAAAAGGGAAGTGCCGGTGATCGAGCTCTCCAGGAGGGACGCTATAAAAGCGCTGGAGCAGAGGACTGAAAGCCATTTGGTGCCGATCACGGAACTTCGCAGACCTCCACCGCTGCCGCTGCCGCCGCCGCAACGAGACGACGCTCGAATGGTCCAACTGAGCCCAAACGCGTTTCCTGTCCCGGCCCGGGCGATGCTCTACAACCTGGCGCAGCCTCTCGCCGCCATCAACAG TCTCGGAGGGGAGTCGGAGCAGTACAGCATGTACCCCAGCAACAGGGTAAAGCGCCGCCCGGCGCCTTATGAGGTTGAACTCGACGAGGGTAGGCGCATTTTAGATCTTTATAAGTATG CTGGCCAGCCAAAGATTGTACGTCGCATCTTCACTAACAGTCGTGAACGTTGGCGGCAGCAGAACGTAAACGGGGCATTTGCGGAGCTTCGCAAACTCATCCCCACTCACCCCCCAGACAAGAAGCTGAGCAAGAATGAGATCCTGCGGCTTGCTATGAAGTACATCAGCTTCCTCTCCAACCTCCTGGACGACCAGGACGGAGGGAGGAATGTTGGCAGCACAACTGATGGGGAAACAGGGCTGCTGGTTGGGGTCGGGGCCCACGAGGGGGGCCCTCAGGGTGGACCACATCAGGACACAGTAGTAAGCTTGGCCAGGGACGATCTTCTGGAGACAATGTCGCCAGGCTCCAGTTGTGGAAGCCTGCCTGATGGTGATGCCGAGGGCAGTCCTGAGAGCTTTATGGAGGACCAGGACTCGCCTCCAGCTCCAAGGACTCTAACAGCTTCACGGGGGCCCCCGCTGCATCTAGCTGCTAGAGATCTGAGGCGCAATGGCCGCCCTAGAGATGGCTCCAGTCGCCGATGA
- the tal1 gene encoding T-cell acute lymphocytic leukemia protein 1 homolog isoform X2 has protein sequence MTHSQNGSTYTVTSTTRLERTQLTRASGDGIKMMEKRQPELRPGSPDLESGPGKREDSSIISRLNGCKEEEEPRREEGERERGGSFKGVEETDDAPLQNSGNGTSISIIINGVAKETASHNALDLKREVPVIELSRRDAIKALEQRTESHLVPITELRRPPPLPLPPPQRDDARMVQLSPNAFPVPARAMLYNLAQPLAAINSLGGESEQYSMYPSNRVKRRPAPYEVELDEAGQPKIVRRIFTNSRERWRQQNVNGAFAELRKLIPTHPPDKKLSKNEILRLAMKYISFLSNLLDDQDGGRNVGSTTDGETGLLVGVGAHEGGPQGGPHQDTVVSLARDDLLETMSPGSSCGSLPDGDAEGSPESFMEDQDSPPAPRTLTASRGPPLHLAARDLRRNGRPRDGSSRR, from the exons ATGACCCACTCACAAAATGGCTCCACTTACACAGTAACATCAACAACACGGCTGGAACG GACGCAGCTGACTCGAGCGAGTGGTGACGGTATCAAAATGATGGAAAAACGGCAGCCGGAGCTTCGTCCAGGAAGTCCCGATTTAGAGTCCGGTCCTGGAAAGCGGGAGGACTCCTCCATCATCTCCAGACTGAATGGATgcaaggaggaagaggagccgaggagagaggagggggagagggagaggggagggagctTCAAGGGGGTTGAGGAGACGGATGACGCTCCTCTGCAGAACTCAGGCAACGGGACCAGcatcagcatcatcatcaaCGGCGTTGCCAAGGAAACTGCCTCTCACAACGCCCTTGACCTGAAAAGGGAAGTGCCGGTGATCGAGCTCTCCAGGAGGGACGCTATAAAAGCGCTGGAGCAGAGGACTGAAAGCCATTTGGTGCCGATCACGGAACTTCGCAGACCTCCACCGCTGCCGCTGCCGCCGCCGCAACGAGACGACGCTCGAATGGTCCAACTGAGCCCAAACGCGTTTCCTGTCCCGGCCCGGGCGATGCTCTACAACCTGGCGCAGCCTCTCGCCGCCATCAACAG TCTCGGAGGGGAGTCGGAGCAGTACAGCATGTACCCCAGCAACAGGGTAAAGCGCCGCCCGGCGCCTTATGAGGTTGAACTCGACGAGG CTGGCCAGCCAAAGATTGTACGTCGCATCTTCACTAACAGTCGTGAACGTTGGCGGCAGCAGAACGTAAACGGGGCATTTGCGGAGCTTCGCAAACTCATCCCCACTCACCCCCCAGACAAGAAGCTGAGCAAGAATGAGATCCTGCGGCTTGCTATGAAGTACATCAGCTTCCTCTCCAACCTCCTGGACGACCAGGACGGAGGGAGGAATGTTGGCAGCACAACTGATGGGGAAACAGGGCTGCTGGTTGGGGTCGGGGCCCACGAGGGGGGCCCTCAGGGTGGACCACATCAGGACACAGTAGTAAGCTTGGCCAGGGACGATCTTCTGGAGACAATGTCGCCAGGCTCCAGTTGTGGAAGCCTGCCTGATGGTGATGCCGAGGGCAGTCCTGAGAGCTTTATGGAGGACCAGGACTCGCCTCCAGCTCCAAGGACTCTAACAGCTTCACGGGGGCCCCCGCTGCATCTAGCTGCTAGAGATCTGAGGCGCAATGGCCGCCCTAGAGATGGCTCCAGTCGCCGATGA